One stretch of Bacteroidales bacterium DNA includes these proteins:
- a CDS encoding helix-turn-helix transcriptional regulator: MMKYKFLILLLISFTSQNLRSQSGISGQIIIDTAIWKPEVYLSIISNFNDMYSMSNEIIVEKANIDPSGKFTFNMQFFPDNDNLYRLHFSKKTDPPASLIIGGKDENHFFLIANNHSFVQIRDTIDSDIIKGIIIEGYYPNQILQQVNAIATYLDSTKFNGSIIKTSLIRSSVFEKLRQVADTCSNPLVSLYALYKSKFEQNYPTNQQFYKDYLSKWRNEQSSYFVEFRKEIPITEKKNIWLYLTISCIVFILGFLTSWTVTKLKRNPNPIADLSLQQRKIFALLIDGKSNKEISESLNIELSTVKTHINRIYSKLGLNSRKDIANLNMDQK, encoded by the coding sequence ATGATGAAATATAAATTCCTGATTCTCTTATTGATTAGCTTTACTAGTCAAAATCTCAGATCCCAATCCGGCATTTCAGGTCAAATTATTATTGACACTGCAATTTGGAAACCTGAAGTTTATCTTTCGATTATTTCAAACTTCAATGACATGTACTCAATGTCGAACGAAATTATTGTTGAAAAAGCTAATATAGATCCATCGGGGAAATTTACTTTTAACATGCAATTCTTTCCGGATAATGACAACTTATATAGACTTCACTTCTCAAAAAAAACAGATCCTCCGGCTTCATTAATCATCGGTGGCAAAGATGAAAACCATTTTTTCCTGATTGCAAATAATCACTCATTTGTACAAATAAGAGACACAATTGATTCTGACATCATTAAGGGTATTATAATCGAGGGTTATTATCCGAATCAGATACTTCAACAGGTTAATGCGATAGCCACTTATCTTGATTCTACAAAATTTAATGGATCTATTATCAAAACAAGTCTAATCAGAAGCTCTGTATTTGAGAAGCTCCGTCAGGTTGCAGATACATGTTCAAATCCACTGGTTTCCTTATATGCCCTGTATAAAAGTAAATTTGAGCAAAACTACCCGACAAATCAGCAGTTTTATAAAGACTACTTATCTAAATGGAGAAATGAGCAATCTTCATATTTTGTAGAATTCAGAAAAGAAATCCCAATCACCGAAAAAAAGAACATTTGGCTTTATTTAACTATTTCTTGCATTGTTTTCATTCTTGGATTTTTAACATCATGGACTGTTACGAAACTTAAGAGAAATCCAAATCCAATAGCTGATTTAAGCTTGCAACAGAGGAAAATATTTGCACTTCTCATTGACGGTAAATCAAATAAAGAGATTTCCGAATCATTAAACATAGAATTAAGTACCGTAAAGACTCATATTAACAGGATCTATTCAAAACTTGGACTCAACTCGCGGAAAGACATTGCAAACTTAAACATGGACCAGAAATGA
- a CDS encoding DUF4249 domain-containing protein has translation MNSIVKYIRYIRKSGRNYLPANSSVIKILLLLFLTLKSCVVPYIPEPPENDQLLVVEGLISDQHGVNTIKLSKSRPIWTGQNPVHLTGCKVWLSDDLGHIDNLKETTIGTYITDSSSFKGIIGRKYTLHIRTNSANGNRNYESFPMELKPVPEIDSLYYEKKAFISNHLPVEGCQIFLDTHDPQNNSHFYRWAYSETWEINLPFNVENKVCWRTENSEDIFLKNSSLLAENRVVGFPIKTIDNPIDRLTIKYSIQVKQYSLNEDEYIYWEALKTSLDQQGGLYDIIPPIIPNNIYCIENPDEKTLGYFSVSAISLKRIFINDNFIGYDESCNSSIKFGLPKFDQNINSPSYGKDTSIVGLDATVWVAEDHTDENPPYRILVNTRWCSDCTKKGIFGDYRNIRPSFWDEDN, from the coding sequence ATGAATAGTATTGTCAAATATATCAGATATATAAGGAAGTCAGGGAGGAATTATCTGCCCGCTAACTCATCAGTGATTAAAATACTTCTATTACTTTTCCTTACTTTGAAAAGCTGTGTTGTACCATACATACCTGAACCACCTGAAAATGACCAGCTATTGGTAGTTGAAGGCCTGATATCTGATCAGCATGGAGTAAATACAATAAAACTATCAAAATCCCGTCCTATATGGACCGGCCAAAATCCTGTACATTTAACAGGATGTAAAGTATGGTTAAGTGATGATCTTGGGCACATTGATAATTTGAAAGAAACAACCATCGGAACTTATATAACAGACTCTTCAAGTTTTAAGGGTATTATAGGACGAAAATATACCTTACATATCAGGACAAATTCTGCCAATGGCAATCGTAATTATGAATCATTCCCAATGGAATTGAAACCTGTACCTGAAATTGACAGTCTCTACTATGAAAAGAAGGCTTTTATTTCAAATCACTTGCCGGTTGAAGGCTGCCAGATATTTTTAGACACCCATGACCCGCAAAATAATAGCCATTTCTACAGATGGGCATATTCTGAAACATGGGAAATCAATCTGCCATTCAATGTTGAAAACAAAGTATGCTGGAGAACGGAGAATTCTGAAGACATATTTCTTAAAAACAGTTCTCTTCTGGCAGAAAACAGGGTTGTTGGATTTCCCATAAAGACAATAGACAACCCTATTGACAGGTTAACCATAAAATACAGTATTCAGGTGAAGCAATATTCACTTAATGAAGATGAATATATTTACTGGGAAGCATTAAAAACTTCATTGGACCAACAAGGTGGCTTGTATGATATAATTCCACCAATAATCCCAAATAATATCTATTGCATTGAGAATCCGGATGAAAAGACATTAGGTTATTTCAGCGTTTCGGCAATATCATTGAAAAGAATATTCATAAATGACAATTTTATAGGTTATGATGAGAGCTGTAATTCCAGTATTAAATTTGGTTTACCAAAATTCGACCAGAATATCAACTCACCTTCGTATGGAAAAGATACTTCAATAGTTGGACTCGATGCAACTGTTTGGGTGGCTGAAGATCATACAGACGAGAATCCCCCATACAGGATTCTTGTAAATACCAGATGGTGCAGTGATTGCACAAAAAAAGGGATTTTTGGTGATTATCGCAATATCAGACCTTCATTCTGGGATGAAGATAATTAG
- a CDS encoding redoxin domain-containing protein yields MKQTTLVIALILLITIACNREKKVHNVFNSDYDTLFITTKKIKGYGLFNAASYNLDFVDTIEEKSFRLVYPNNVSDIKVAYELIDFKPTWFGNIKMNKSDYMPTFLKNYYPNKFDTLNIPTLKENSICILSGKKAGEDVFIVDENNNKDFTDDKIRSYRKFDNKSLSDLIPCKYNIYNGTQMAEDSGWINIGVDNSNILVYSVAHHLECDFTYDNHSFKIGIINSFPFLRFCFENPLIAILSKDELKKDSLNNSDIATTGEYLRLSKSYYYLADISNDGRLVTLVKEKDVSNKIGTQVGFIAPDFNCHSIDGDSIALNDYRGKYLLLINVSACWSEISSYKCFMDLTETFKNKFEFIGIDDSPIALRNNIKDLEISGRFVIAADNPMIRNTYRPDICSRTCFLIGPDGRIIDNFEIFDWETILKNHFH; encoded by the coding sequence ATGAAACAAACAACCTTAGTTATTGCATTAATTCTTTTAATTACAATTGCTTGTAATAGAGAGAAAAAAGTTCATAATGTTTTTAATTCAGATTACGATACTTTATTTATTACGACTAAAAAGATTAAAGGTTATGGATTATTTAATGCCGCCTCTTATAATCTCGATTTTGTTGACACAATTGAGGAAAAGAGTTTCAGATTAGTTTACCCCAATAATGTTTCTGATATTAAAGTTGCTTATGAACTTATTGATTTTAAACCAACTTGGTTTGGAAATATTAAAATGAATAAATCTGATTACATGCCTACATTTTTGAAAAATTATTATCCCAATAAATTTGATACATTAAATATTCCTACCCTTAAAGAAAATTCAATTTGCATATTAAGTGGAAAGAAAGCTGGAGAAGATGTTTTCATTGTTGATGAAAACAACAACAAAGATTTCACAGATGACAAAATAAGATCCTACCGAAAATTTGATAATAAATCCCTGTCTGATTTAATTCCTTGCAAATACAACATTTACAATGGAACCCAAATGGCCGAGGATTCCGGATGGATAAACATTGGCGTCGATAATTCCAACATTCTAGTTTATTCAGTTGCACATCATTTGGAGTGTGATTTTACATACGATAATCATTCATTCAAAATAGGCATTATTAATAGTTTCCCATTTCTCCGATTTTGTTTCGAGAATCCATTAATTGCGATTTTATCCAAAGACGAGCTCAAAAAAGATTCATTAAATAATAGTGATATTGCTACAACTGGTGAATATCTTAGATTAAGCAAAAGTTATTATTATCTGGCAGACATTTCAAATGATGGTAGATTGGTCACGCTGGTTAAGGAAAAAGATGTCAGTAACAAGATCGGAACACAGGTTGGATTTATAGCACCAGATTTTAATTGTCATTCAATTGATGGTGATTCAATCGCACTTAATGATTATAGAGGAAAGTACCTGTTACTTATCAATGTTTCTGCTTGTTGGTCTGAAATTAGCAGCTATAAATGCTTTATGGATTTGACAGAGACTTTTAAAAACAAATTCGAATTTATCGGAATTGATGATTCGCCTATTGCGCTCAGGAACAATATAAAAGACTTAGAAATTTCAGGTAGATTTGTTATTGCAGCAGATAATCCAATGATTAGAAATACATATAGACCTGATATTTGTTCCAGAACTTGCTTTCTAATTGGTCCTGATGGACGCATAATTGACAATTTTGAAATATTTGATTGGGAAACAATTCTTAAAAATCATTTTCACTAA
- a CDS encoding TonB-dependent receptor, producing MQPKKFLLYFFLTLTLTLSAQENYTIPWDYKGLPFNEFVTKTESQFNIRFLFKEEWVNELKLGSYPGCKNLPCILTNLFKNTNLFYFIDDSENVIITKGYSAVKSNDPEQTGNSQILASDNAYYNEGQQFKANEVVEIGNRSERNKQGNVTITGIITNSETGSNLAGVTIYIKNLGIGTNSNKNGFYSLTMPRGFHEIQFSFIGLTEKKVSINLYGSGELNVGLDNSVVSLKEIIVSANKNTTLDRTEAGVEKINKLLPSTMGESDVIKSIIMLPGVQSVGEGSAGFNVRGGSAAQNLILLYGAPIYNSSHFFGFFSSVNSDIIKDVTLYKGGIPGRYGGRISSVLDIESKEGNNKEFAGSVGISPITTHLMVEGPLIKDTLSYILTARSTYSNWIFDLIKNPLIHDKRGSFYDMDAKITYKLNKNNKLDLASYFSLDYFRFNMNTVYKYDNNILALTWLHFYNSSLSSSVSLSNSAYKYYILNQDITTEAYSLSHKINSTHLKADFNLLLGSHKFNSGVDIIKYAVLPGKYYPAGDSSLILPNMIERERAYEAAFYIDDKFSITDYLSLNLGIRISSFFSFGPQTVLSYNPGFSKNSSNISDTINFITGEITSQYAGPELRASLNYRISDRNSFKINYNRTRQYIHLLSNSISISPTDTWKLSDYYFKPEVGDQYAVGFYQVLMNKRIETSAELYYKEIKNMVDFKGGSTLAMVGDIEQYMIDVEGKAYGMELAVKKTEGRTRFSVSYAYARTFIRSTSVFREEKINSGNWYPANYDKPNNLIITYQYLYSRRFSFSADYTYSTGRPITLPIAFYRVNDILMVQYSDRNKYRIPDYSRFDVSLKISGNLRSDKIAHPSLTLSVYNLLGKENAYSVYFQKDYETIRGYKLSVFGRPIPSVTFSFDF from the coding sequence ATGCAGCCGAAAAAATTTCTTCTGTATTTTTTCTTAACATTAACCTTAACTCTTTCGGCGCAGGAGAATTATACTATACCCTGGGATTATAAAGGTTTACCTTTTAACGAATTTGTCACAAAGACTGAAAGTCAGTTTAATATCAGATTCCTTTTTAAGGAGGAGTGGGTGAATGAACTGAAGCTGGGTAGTTATCCGGGGTGCAAAAACCTTCCATGCATTTTGACTAATCTGTTCAAAAACACAAACCTCTTTTATTTTATTGATGATTCAGAAAATGTAATAATAACAAAGGGATACTCTGCAGTTAAGTCAAATGATCCTGAACAAACAGGCAATTCTCAAATACTTGCATCAGACAATGCCTATTACAATGAAGGCCAGCAGTTTAAGGCAAATGAAGTTGTGGAAATAGGAAACAGAAGTGAGAGAAACAAACAAGGGAATGTCACAATTACCGGAATCATAACAAATTCTGAAACAGGAAGTAATCTGGCAGGCGTTACGATCTATATAAAAAATCTTGGCATTGGAACAAATTCCAATAAAAATGGTTTTTATTCTTTAACAATGCCACGCGGATTCCACGAAATTCAGTTTTCATTTATTGGTTTAACAGAAAAAAAAGTCAGTATAAATCTATATGGCTCAGGAGAATTAAATGTTGGGTTAGACAATTCTGTGGTTTCGTTGAAGGAAATAATTGTATCTGCTAATAAGAATACCACACTCGATCGCACTGAAGCAGGTGTTGAAAAGATTAATAAATTATTGCCGTCAACAATGGGTGAATCAGATGTTATTAAAAGCATCATCATGCTCCCGGGGGTACAATCGGTTGGAGAAGGCTCTGCCGGATTCAATGTAAGAGGCGGATCGGCAGCTCAGAATCTGATACTGCTTTATGGTGCTCCAATTTATAATTCTTCACATTTTTTTGGATTCTTTTCATCAGTTAACTCTGATATAATAAAAGATGTTACTCTTTACAAAGGAGGTATTCCGGGAAGGTATGGGGGACGGATATCCTCTGTTCTTGATATTGAATCAAAGGAAGGGAATAATAAAGAATTTGCCGGGAGCGTCGGGATAAGCCCAATAACAACACATTTAATGGTTGAAGGACCCTTGATAAAAGATACATTATCATATATTCTTACAGCCCGGTCAACCTATTCAAACTGGATATTTGATCTGATAAAGAATCCTCTGATACACGATAAAAGGGGTTCATTCTATGATATGGATGCGAAAATAACTTATAAACTGAATAAAAACAATAAGTTAGATCTGGCATCATATTTCAGTCTCGACTACTTCCGGTTCAATATGAACACTGTTTATAAATACGACAATAATATTCTGGCTCTTACCTGGCTTCATTTTTATAACAGTAGTCTTTCTTCGTCTGTTTCCTTAAGTAATAGTGCATATAAATATTATATTTTGAATCAGGACATTACAACGGAAGCCTATTCACTGTCACATAAAATCAACAGTACTCATCTCAAAGCAGATTTTAATTTGTTGCTTGGCAGTCACAAATTCAATTCCGGTGTTGATATAATCAAATATGCTGTTCTACCCGGAAAGTATTATCCTGCCGGTGACTCATCGCTCATTCTTCCAAACATGATAGAGAGAGAAAGGGCATATGAAGCTGCATTCTATATCGACGATAAATTCTCTATCACAGATTATTTGTCATTAAATCTGGGAATAAGAATCTCTTCATTCTTTTCATTCGGACCGCAAACTGTTCTCTCATATAACCCAGGTTTCTCAAAAAACAGTTCGAATATTTCTGATACAATTAATTTCATTACAGGCGAGATTACCAGCCAGTATGCTGGTCCTGAATTGCGAGCTTCATTAAACTACAGGATCTCAGATAGGAATTCCTTTAAGATTAATTATAACAGAACCAGACAGTACATTCACCTTTTATCGAATTCTATCTCAATATCACCGACTGACACCTGGAAATTGTCTGACTATTATTTTAAACCGGAAGTAGGAGATCAATATGCAGTCGGATTTTATCAAGTGCTTATGAATAAGCGTATTGAGACTTCAGCTGAATTATATTATAAGGAAATAAAGAATATGGTAGATTTTAAGGGAGGCTCTACACTTGCTATGGTTGGGGATATAGAACAATACATGATAGATGTGGAGGGAAAAGCATATGGTATGGAACTGGCTGTTAAAAAGACAGAAGGAAGGACTCGCTTTAGTGTCAGCTATGCTTATGCCAGGACTTTTATCAGAAGCACAAGCGTATTCAGAGAGGAAAAAATTAACTCAGGAAACTGGTATCCGGCTAATTATGATAAGCCAAACAATCTTATAATTACTTATCAGTATCTTTATTCACGCCGGTTCAGCTTTTCTGCCGACTATACCTATAGTACCGGCAGGCCCATAACATTGCCTATTGCATTTTATCGAGTCAACGATATTCTGATGGTCCAGTATTCAGATCGAAACAAATACAGGATCCCGGACTATTCCAGATTTGATGTTTCCTTAAAAATCAGTGGTAATCTGAGATCGGATAAGATAGCACATCCTAGTCTGACACTCTCAGTTTATAATCTGCTGGGGAAAGAAAATGCATATTCCGTATATTTTCAGAAGGATTACGAGACAATCAGGGGATACAAATTATCGGTATTTGGCAGACCAATCCCTTCAGTTACTTTCAGTTTTGATTTTTAA
- a CDS encoding DUF3124 domain-containing protein produces the protein MTRIVFLFLISLQLTSCYRESRNLPEAKESVSFNPSTLNSDFEAYKQFKGQLLYLPVYSNVPYQIDTLKFDMSAFVAIHNTDLNNSILLSKVLYFNQDGRLVDDFLPNGTITIKPLATKDFYIPYEDQSGTGANFLIEWSADSLVNEPLIESITICVKPNNSVAILSQGKIMRVKK, from the coding sequence ATGACTAGAATCGTATTTCTTTTTCTTATAAGCCTTCAATTAACTTCTTGTTATAGGGAATCTAGAAATCTTCCTGAAGCAAAAGAATCTGTTAGTTTTAATCCGAGTACACTAAATAGTGATTTTGAAGCCTATAAGCAATTTAAAGGACAATTATTATATCTCCCAGTTTATTCAAATGTCCCATATCAGATTGATACATTGAAATTTGATATGAGTGCTTTTGTTGCAATTCATAACACCGACCTTAATAATAGTATCCTTTTATCAAAAGTCTTGTATTTCAATCAAGACGGTAGATTAGTAGATGATTTCTTACCAAATGGCACAATTACTATTAAACCTTTAGCTACTAAAGACTTCTATATCCCATATGAAGATCAGAGTGGCACTGGGGCTAATTTCCTCATCGAATGGTCTGCCGATTCGCTTGTGAATGAACCACTAATAGAATCAATAACGATTTGTGTCAAGCCAAATAATTCCGTTGCAATTTTGAGTCAGGGTAAGATTATGAGGGTGAAAAAATAG
- the rnk gene encoding nucleoside diphosphate kinase regulator, whose translation MNKIVLNRLDYLRIKKCISDAKQFKSISASEEETLLKELNSAKIVEPQEIPDNVVTMNSVVRISFLNTNKQIEFQIVYPNQASLKDNKISIFSPIATALIGYKIKDEIEWIVPAGLTRIRIDKIIYQPEASGNFNL comes from the coding sequence ATGAATAAAATAGTTTTGAATAGATTGGATTATCTAAGGATAAAAAAGTGCATCAGTGACGCGAAACAGTTTAAATCGATAAGTGCATCAGAAGAAGAGACTTTACTAAAAGAATTGAACTCTGCTAAAATTGTTGAGCCACAAGAAATTCCAGATAATGTGGTAACCATGAATTCAGTTGTCAGGATAAGTTTTCTTAACACAAATAAACAGATTGAATTTCAGATAGTATACCCAAATCAAGCTAGTTTAAAAGACAACAAAATTTCAATTTTTTCTCCGATTGCCACTGCATTAATTGGCTACAAAATAAAGGACGAGATTGAATGGATTGTCCCAGCAGGTCTAACTAGAATCAGGATTGATAAAATTATTTATCAACCGGAAGCGTCAGGCAATTTTAACCTGTAA
- a CDS encoding YitT family protein, protein MRNRQLRSDLFNNIKDTLLIGIGVFSASIGLECFLVPNELLDGGVTGISLLLSRLFDWNLSVLIFVINFPFILMGIKQISLKFGIKTLLAIIALSLSVEFIHFPVVTEDKLLIAVFGGIFLGSGVGMAMRGASVLDGTEILALFFSRKFATQVGEFILIINIVIFSIAAVAFDIETALYSILTYIVASRAIDYVSQGIEEYIGVTIISDYSKVIRKAIIQKLGRGVSVYMGKRGIIGKGALESGLNNQDILFVVITKLELAKLHREIETIDHNAFIVTHKLGSAKGGMLKKKPLH, encoded by the coding sequence ATGAGAAATAGGCAGCTTAGGTCAGATCTTTTCAATAATATAAAGGATACTCTGTTAATAGGTATTGGAGTTTTTAGTGCTAGCATTGGTTTGGAATGTTTTTTGGTTCCAAATGAATTATTAGACGGTGGAGTGACTGGCATATCACTATTACTTTCCAGGTTATTTGATTGGAATTTATCTGTTTTGATTTTTGTTATAAATTTCCCCTTTATCTTAATGGGCATTAAACAGATATCCCTTAAGTTTGGCATAAAGACATTATTGGCAATAATTGCATTATCCCTTTCTGTCGAGTTCATTCATTTTCCAGTAGTAACGGAAGATAAATTATTAATTGCTGTATTTGGGGGGATTTTTCTTGGATCGGGTGTTGGTATGGCGATGCGGGGTGCGAGTGTGCTGGATGGCACGGAAATTCTAGCCCTGTTCTTTAGCAGAAAGTTTGCAACACAGGTGGGTGAATTTATCCTCATAATTAACATTGTAATTTTTAGTATAGCAGCCGTTGCATTCGATATCGAGACTGCTTTATATTCAATCCTGACTTATATTGTGGCTTCGCGAGCCATTGACTATGTTTCTCAGGGAATTGAAGAATATATTGGCGTGACGATAATTTCAGATTATAGTAAAGTAATTAGAAAAGCAATAATCCAAAAGTTAGGTAGGGGTGTCTCAGTATATATGGGTAAAAGGGGGATTATAGGCAAAGGTGCATTAGAAAGTGGCCTAAATAACCAAGATATTCTGTTTGTTGTAATTACAAAACTGGAACTTGCGAAGTTGCATCGAGAAATTGAAACTATTGATCATAATGCATTTATTGTAACCCATAAATTAGGGTCCGCAAAAGGCGGAATGCTTAAGAAAAAACCTTTGCACTAA